A region from the uncultured Holophaga sp. genome encodes:
- a CDS encoding 2-oxoacid:acceptor oxidoreductase family protein, which produces MSNAFYGTFERHNAGEGLKGHSTHYCAGCGHGLAHKYLAEALAELGVQDNTVTINPVGCAAFLYFYMDTGNTSTAHGRSPATAIGHKVANPDAMVVCYQGDGDLAAIGLAETISTAQLGIPITVIFINNAVYGMTGGQMAPTTLMGQTTTTSPEGRDRFNGTPIRMAEMIAQLDGPAYVERVALFSPAERKKTKKAIKKALQLQQERRGYAFIEVLAECPTHLKTSPEKAMQWVKEEMLPIFPLGVLKDTCPEPWFELPKPSFRPEDFLQAVGASAEKPATHCKGFPTHIQPTDISLKLAGTGGDGAQTIAMLLAKAAINEGFDGTHIPAYGPESRGGTSYADVHVAREEVHNPASPQPDILVAFNAPSLAKFGHTVRPGGVIVYDSAVAKSVKAPDPSIRVVGVPFTDIAARLGKMVVKNIVALGALQAATQLFPEETLLGALRDMLKDKAKLIPLNEQAFKAGVEAAKASMGY; this is translated from the coding sequence ATGTCCAACGCATTCTATGGAACCTTTGAACGCCACAATGCCGGGGAGGGTCTGAAGGGGCACTCCACCCATTACTGCGCCGGCTGCGGGCACGGCCTCGCCCACAAGTACCTCGCCGAGGCCCTTGCCGAACTGGGCGTCCAGGACAACACCGTCACCATCAACCCCGTGGGCTGCGCCGCCTTCCTTTACTTCTACATGGACACCGGCAACACCTCCACGGCCCATGGCCGCTCCCCCGCCACCGCCATCGGGCACAAGGTGGCGAACCCGGACGCCATGGTGGTCTGCTACCAGGGTGACGGCGATCTCGCCGCCATCGGCTTGGCGGAGACCATCTCCACGGCCCAGCTGGGCATTCCCATCACCGTCATCTTCATCAACAACGCGGTCTACGGCATGACGGGTGGCCAAATGGCCCCCACCACCCTCATGGGGCAGACCACCACCACCAGCCCCGAGGGGCGCGACCGCTTCAACGGCACCCCCATCCGCATGGCCGAGATGATCGCCCAGCTGGATGGCCCGGCCTATGTGGAGCGCGTGGCCCTCTTCAGCCCCGCGGAGCGGAAGAAGACCAAGAAAGCCATCAAGAAGGCTCTCCAGCTGCAGCAGGAGCGCCGCGGCTACGCCTTCATCGAAGTGCTGGCCGAGTGCCCCACCCACCTCAAAACCAGCCCCGAGAAGGCCATGCAGTGGGTGAAGGAGGAGATGCTCCCCATCTTCCCCCTGGGCGTCCTCAAGGACACCTGCCCCGAGCCATGGTTCGAGCTGCCCAAGCCCAGCTTCCGCCCCGAGGACTTCCTCCAGGCCGTGGGTGCCAGCGCTGAGAAGCCCGCCACCCACTGCAAGGGCTTCCCCACCCACATCCAGCCCACGGACATCAGCCTCAAGCTGGCTGGGACCGGCGGGGACGGCGCCCAGACCATCGCCATGCTCCTGGCCAAGGCCGCCATCAACGAGGGCTTCGACGGCACCCACATTCCGGCCTACGGCCCTGAGAGCCGCGGCGGCACCAGCTACGCAGATGTCCACGTGGCCCGGGAAGAGGTGCACAACCCCGCCAGCCCCCAGCCGGACATCCTGGTGGCCTTCAACGCCCCCAGCCTGGCCAAGTTCGGACACACCGTGCGCCCCGGCGGCGTGATCGTCTACGACAGCGCCGTGGCCAAGAGTGTCAAGGCCCCCGACCCCAGCATCCGTGTGGTCGGTGTCCCCTTCACCGACATCGCCGCCCGCCTGGGCAAGATGGTGGTGAAGAACATCGTGGCCCTCGGCGCCCTCCAGGCCGCCACCCAGCTCTTCCCCGAGGAGACCCTGCTGGGCGCCCTCAGGGACATGCTCAAGGACAAGGCCAAGCTCATCCCCCTCAACGAACAGGCCTTCAAGGCCGGCGTCGAGGCAGCGAAAGCATCCATGGGGTACTGA